The Myxococcus fulvus genome has a window encoding:
- a CDS encoding alpha-2-macroglobulin family protein yields the protein MHHTLRTWASTVALSFVSLLLFAPLALGAAAAKAPPSWKDIDALESNQQYEAAAKGAEARLVKAREGQDEAEWTRALLRTVRLRRALHGYETAVRFLREEPWPKGQLSRAALNLYYANSLVTYARVYSWEVRQREQVASSGPVDLKAWTYSQLITEAQRAYEDLWKQRQALGQEPVKVLSEYLQLNTYPEGIRPTLRDAVTYLRVELLADSTHWLPEQANEVFKLDLRSLLEGTPVVDLTDPNIHPLVKVAAVLGDLESWHRAGGRREAALEARLRRYEVLHQHITDAEDRTRIREHLAAHLAGFKDVPWWSMGQGLLAEQENAAGHAVRAHALGKAGMAAFPKSLGASRCRTLVESLEAPDFRVVSMQSDGANRRSVEVTHRNVPALYFRAYPLDVEARLKKIDDYNLLPYGDALLRIIRSAKPLASWTTQLPATPDFQQHRTFVTPPLKDVGTYVIVASAREDFREKGNRIEASFLSVTPWVAITRNIRGQGVDARIVKGDTGVAAPDVSVRLVQMDYRQGLRTVARAKSNAQGEVSFDAPKGPSYQTFIVVVGEGKSALMLLNGVNFYPFSEPREVVSSLVFTDRSVYRPLQKLQWKVVAYTGQTSQSRYETMPHTSVKVRLIDPNYQEVASKEVRTNDFGSAAGEFTIPTGRLLGAWQVQVDSGGSTLVRVEEYKRPTFEVTLKDPDSPMRLNRPATFKGEARYYFGLPVASGTVRWRAYREPVLPWWWWYDTRFISQQRQLVAAGSSSVKEDGGFDITFTPEADERSASTPGLTWRYRVEADATDEGGETRSAERAFRLGFVAVEGRVETDTGFLSQGAKSEVRLVRSTLDGAPQPGEGRWRLVSLKQPAQPLLPADEPIPTPPNLKQDPAAAPSPTPGDALQPRWTQTYKPESVLARWADGAERAKGNVQHGQDGVAKVTLPALEAGAYRLHYETKDAFGQTFTVARELLVAGTKSPAELAAALVVEKSSVRVGEKARLLATSGFEGQPLVLDLYQGDKRILRKALVAGEAASVVEIPVTEAMRGGFTAVLVAVRDWQFVRFTEHVFVPWDNKELQLEFSTFRDKIRPGAKETWRVTVKGPQGAKVEAGAAELLAYMYDQSLDLFAPHTPPSVASLYPNRAESVDLGTSLTMSHAQWLVSQGYGEFSSWTPPSSDRLRFDDGYGVGGPGRRHRSARMSVGGVASPSAAAPEMARNESRVMREQDASEGAPPPPPPTPPMEQKAKAEKPNPGGQAEAPSSGLRSNFAETAFWVPHLITGNDGSASLEFTVPDSVTAWNVWVHGLTRDLKGGSAQRTTRSIKELMVRPYVPRFLREGDRAVLEVVVNNASEQQKQGTLTLDIIDPDTRKSLLSEFGVKNASQAFTVAAGRGTSLRFPLTTPTRVGQVAFRVEARSGDLSDGELRPLPVLPGRVHLAQSRFVTLKGPGSKTMRFDDLKNGGDSTRVNEQLVVTVDTQLFYSALQALPYLVDYPYECSEQTLNRFVSSGILGSLYDKYPAVAKMAKEMSQRESQFETWDAVDPNRKMALEETPWLEMAKGGREGNAGLVKVLDPKVARAERDSAMAKLRKAQTSSGGFPWWPGGPPSPYMTLYILHGLSRAMEYGVEVPADMTSRAWEYVARHYREEYSEKLMKKGVGWEFLTFLNYVASNYPNASYTGDALTEDERKAMLAFSFTHWKKHSPYLKGYLSLTLKRAGRNTDALKVWDSVMDSAKTSEELGTYWAPEDRSWLWYNDTTETHAFALRTLTELRPKDTRREGLVQWLLLDKKLNHWKSTRATAEALYALVKYLEAEGALGIREDAKVTVGPRVVRMEFAPDAYTGKKNQVVVPGPELQPETMSSVVVEKTTKGFAFASATWHFSTEMLPEEDRGDFFQVSRRYFRREREGKQVVLQPLKEGAMIAPGDEVEVQLSLRTKHAAEYVHLRDPRAAGLEPENVQSRHQWDLGIVWYEETRDSGSNFFFEWLPAGEYTFKYRLRANMAGTFRVGPATVQSMYAPEFTAYSSGAVITVGAAK from the coding sequence AGGGCGCGGAGGCCCGGCTCGTCAAGGCGCGGGAAGGACAGGACGAGGCCGAGTGGACCCGCGCGCTCTTGCGCACGGTGCGCCTGCGCAGGGCGCTGCACGGCTACGAAACAGCGGTGCGCTTCCTGCGCGAGGAGCCCTGGCCCAAGGGGCAGCTGTCTCGCGCCGCGCTGAACCTCTACTACGCCAACTCGCTCGTCACGTACGCGCGCGTCTACAGCTGGGAGGTCCGCCAGCGCGAGCAGGTGGCGTCCTCGGGGCCGGTGGACCTGAAGGCGTGGACGTACTCGCAGCTCATCACCGAGGCGCAGCGCGCGTACGAGGACCTCTGGAAGCAGCGGCAGGCGCTGGGCCAGGAGCCGGTGAAGGTGCTGTCCGAGTACCTGCAGCTGAACACGTACCCGGAGGGCATCCGGCCCACGCTGCGCGACGCCGTCACGTACCTGCGCGTGGAGCTGCTCGCCGACAGCACGCACTGGCTGCCCGAGCAGGCCAACGAGGTCTTCAAGCTGGACTTGCGCTCGCTGCTGGAGGGCACGCCGGTGGTGGACCTGACGGACCCGAACATCCACCCGCTGGTGAAGGTGGCCGCGGTGCTGGGGGACTTGGAGTCCTGGCACCGCGCGGGCGGACGGCGCGAGGCGGCGCTGGAGGCGCGGCTGCGTCGCTACGAGGTGCTCCATCAGCACATCACCGACGCGGAGGACCGCACGCGCATCCGCGAGCACCTGGCCGCGCACCTGGCGGGCTTCAAGGACGTGCCCTGGTGGTCCATGGGGCAGGGGCTCTTGGCGGAGCAGGAGAACGCGGCGGGCCACGCGGTGCGCGCGCACGCGCTCGGCAAGGCGGGCATGGCGGCGTTCCCCAAGTCCCTGGGGGCCTCGCGGTGCCGGACGCTGGTGGAGTCGCTGGAGGCGCCGGACTTCCGCGTCGTCTCCATGCAGTCGGACGGGGCGAATCGTCGCTCGGTGGAGGTCACCCACCGCAACGTGCCGGCGCTCTACTTCCGGGCGTACCCGCTGGATGTCGAGGCGCGGCTGAAGAAGATCGACGACTACAACCTGCTGCCGTACGGCGACGCGCTCCTGCGCATCATCCGGAGCGCGAAGCCCCTGGCCTCGTGGACCACGCAGCTGCCCGCCACGCCCGACTTCCAGCAGCACCGCACCTTCGTCACGCCGCCGCTGAAGGACGTGGGCACGTACGTCATCGTCGCGTCCGCGCGGGAGGACTTCCGTGAGAAGGGCAACCGCATCGAGGCCTCGTTCCTCTCGGTGACGCCGTGGGTGGCCATCACCCGCAACATCCGGGGCCAGGGCGTGGACGCGCGCATCGTGAAGGGCGACACGGGCGTCGCCGCGCCCGACGTATCCGTGCGCCTGGTCCAGATGGACTACCGCCAGGGCTTGCGCACCGTGGCTCGGGCGAAGAGCAATGCCCAGGGCGAGGTGTCGTTCGACGCGCCGAAGGGCCCGAGCTACCAGACGTTCATCGTGGTGGTGGGCGAGGGGAAGTCCGCGCTGATGCTGCTCAACGGGGTGAACTTCTATCCCTTCTCGGAGCCGCGGGAGGTCGTGTCGTCGCTCGTCTTCACGGACCGCAGCGTCTACCGGCCGCTGCAGAAGCTGCAGTGGAAGGTGGTGGCGTACACCGGCCAGACGAGCCAGTCGCGCTACGAGACGATGCCGCACACCTCGGTGAAGGTGCGGCTGATCGACCCGAACTACCAGGAGGTGGCGTCGAAGGAGGTCCGCACGAATGACTTCGGCTCCGCCGCGGGTGAGTTCACGATTCCCACGGGGCGACTGCTGGGCGCGTGGCAGGTCCAGGTCGATTCGGGCGGCAGCACGTTGGTGCGCGTGGAGGAGTACAAGCGGCCCACCTTCGAGGTGACGCTGAAGGACCCGGACTCGCCCATGCGGCTCAACCGGCCGGCGACCTTCAAGGGCGAGGCGCGCTACTACTTCGGGCTGCCTGTGGCGTCCGGCACGGTGCGCTGGCGCGCGTACCGCGAGCCGGTGCTGCCCTGGTGGTGGTGGTACGACACGCGCTTCATCTCGCAGCAGCGGCAGCTGGTCGCCGCGGGCTCGTCGTCGGTGAAGGAGGACGGCGGCTTCGACATCACCTTCACGCCGGAGGCGGACGAGCGCTCCGCGAGCACGCCCGGGCTGACGTGGCGCTACCGCGTGGAGGCGGACGCCACCGACGAGGGCGGCGAGACGCGCTCGGCGGAGCGGGCGTTCCGCCTGGGCTTCGTCGCGGTGGAGGGCCGAGTGGAGACGGACACGGGCTTCCTGTCCCAGGGCGCGAAGTCCGAGGTGCGGCTCGTCCGCTCCACGCTGGACGGCGCGCCGCAGCCCGGTGAGGGCCGCTGGCGCCTGGTGTCGCTCAAGCAGCCCGCGCAGCCGCTGCTGCCGGCGGATGAGCCGATTCCCACGCCGCCGAACCTGAAGCAGGACCCCGCCGCCGCGCCTTCGCCCACGCCGGGGGACGCGCTCCAGCCGCGCTGGACGCAGACGTACAAGCCCGAGTCGGTGCTGGCACGGTGGGCGGATGGCGCCGAGCGCGCCAAGGGCAATGTCCAGCACGGCCAGGACGGCGTGGCCAAGGTGACGCTGCCCGCGCTCGAGGCCGGTGCCTATCGGCTGCACTACGAGACGAAGGACGCCTTCGGGCAGACCTTCACCGTGGCACGCGAGCTGCTGGTGGCCGGAACGAAGTCGCCGGCCGAGCTCGCCGCGGCGCTGGTGGTGGAGAAGTCCTCGGTGCGCGTGGGCGAGAAGGCGCGCCTGCTGGCCACGTCCGGCTTCGAGGGACAGCCGCTGGTGCTGGACCTGTACCAGGGCGACAAGCGCATCCTGCGCAAGGCGCTGGTGGCGGGCGAGGCCGCGTCGGTGGTGGAGATTCCGGTGACGGAGGCGATGCGCGGCGGCTTCACGGCGGTGCTCGTGGCCGTGCGCGACTGGCAGTTCGTGCGCTTCACCGAGCACGTGTTCGTGCCGTGGGACAACAAGGAGCTGCAGCTGGAGTTCTCCACGTTCCGCGACAAGATCCGCCCCGGCGCCAAGGAGACCTGGCGCGTGACGGTGAAGGGGCCCCAGGGCGCGAAGGTGGAGGCGGGCGCCGCGGAGCTGCTCGCGTATATGTACGACCAGTCCCTGGACCTGTTCGCGCCGCACACGCCGCCGAGCGTCGCCAGCCTCTACCCCAATCGCGCGGAGTCGGTGGACCTGGGGACCTCGCTGACCATGTCGCATGCCCAGTGGCTGGTGTCACAGGGCTACGGAGAGTTCTCCTCGTGGACGCCGCCATCGTCGGACCGGCTGCGGTTCGATGATGGCTATGGCGTGGGAGGACCCGGGCGTCGGCACCGGTCCGCGCGCATGAGCGTCGGTGGCGTCGCCAGTCCGTCCGCGGCGGCTCCGGAGATGGCCCGGAACGAGTCGAGGGTGATGCGCGAGCAGGATGCCTCCGAGGGGGCTCCGCCGCCTCCTCCTCCGACGCCGCCCATGGAGCAGAAGGCGAAGGCGGAGAAGCCCAACCCGGGTGGCCAGGCCGAGGCGCCGTCCAGCGGGCTGCGCTCCAACTTCGCGGAGACGGCGTTCTGGGTGCCGCACCTCATCACGGGCAACGACGGGTCCGCGTCGTTGGAGTTCACGGTGCCCGACTCGGTGACGGCCTGGAACGTCTGGGTCCACGGCCTCACGCGGGACTTGAAGGGTGGCTCGGCGCAGCGCACCACGCGCAGCATCAAGGAGCTGATGGTGCGGCCGTACGTGCCGCGCTTCCTGCGCGAGGGAGACCGCGCGGTGCTGGAGGTGGTGGTGAACAACGCCTCCGAGCAGCAGAAGCAGGGCACGCTCACGCTGGACATCATCGACCCGGACACGCGCAAGAGCCTGCTGTCGGAGTTCGGCGTGAAGAACGCGTCGCAGGCCTTCACGGTGGCGGCGGGGCGGGGGACCAGCCTGCGCTTCCCGCTCACCACGCCGACGCGCGTGGGGCAGGTGGCCTTCCGCGTGGAGGCCCGCTCGGGTGACTTGAGCGACGGAGAGCTGCGGCCCTTGCCCGTGCTTCCCGGCCGCGTGCACCTGGCGCAGTCGCGCTTCGTGACGCTCAAGGGCCCGGGCTCGAAGACGATGCGCTTCGACGACTTGAAGAACGGCGGAGATTCCACGCGGGTGAACGAGCAGCTCGTCGTCACGGTGGACACGCAGCTCTTCTACTCCGCGCTCCAGGCGCTGCCGTACCTGGTGGACTACCCCTACGAGTGCTCGGAGCAGACGCTCAACCGCTTCGTGTCCTCCGGCATCCTGGGCAGCCTCTACGACAAGTACCCGGCCGTCGCGAAGATGGCGAAGGAGATGAGCCAGCGCGAGAGCCAGTTCGAGACCTGGGACGCGGTGGACCCGAACCGGAAGATGGCCCTGGAGGAGACGCCCTGGCTGGAGATGGCCAAGGGCGGCCGCGAGGGCAACGCGGGCCTGGTGAAGGTGTTGGACCCGAAGGTGGCGCGCGCGGAGCGGGACTCGGCGATGGCGAAGCTGCGCAAGGCGCAGACGTCCAGCGGCGGCTTCCCCTGGTGGCCCGGTGGCCCGCCGTCGCCGTACATGACGCTCTACATCCTGCACGGCCTGTCGCGCGCCATGGAGTACGGCGTGGAGGTCCCGGCGGACATGACGAGCCGTGCGTGGGAGTACGTGGCCCGGCACTACCGTGAGGAGTACTCCGAGAAGCTGATGAAGAAGGGGGTGGGCTGGGAGTTCCTCACCTTCCTCAACTACGTGGCGTCCAACTATCCGAACGCGAGCTACACGGGCGACGCGCTGACCGAGGACGAGCGCAAGGCGATGCTCGCCTTCAGCTTCACGCACTGGAAGAAGCACTCGCCGTACCTGAAGGGCTACCTGTCCCTGACGCTCAAGCGCGCGGGGCGCAACACGGACGCGCTGAAGGTCTGGGACAGCGTGATGGACTCGGCGAAGACGAGCGAGGAGCTCGGTACGTACTGGGCGCCCGAGGACCGAAGCTGGCTCTGGTACAACGACACCACGGAGACGCACGCCTTCGCGCTGCGCACGCTGACGGAGCTCCGGCCGAAGGACACCCGTCGCGAGGGACTGGTGCAGTGGCTCTTGCTCGACAAGAAGCTCAACCACTGGAAGTCCACGCGGGCCACGGCCGAGGCGCTCTACGCGCTGGTGAAGTACCTGGAGGCCGAGGGCGCGCTGGGCATCCGCGAGGACGCGAAGGTGACGGTGGGCCCGCGCGTGGTGCGGATGGAGTTCGCCCCGGACGCGTACACGGGGAAGAAGAACCAGGTCGTGGTGCCCGGGCCGGAGCTCCAGCCGGAGACCATGAGCAGCGTGGTGGTGGAGAAGACGACCAAGGGCTTCGCCTTCGCGTCTGCCACGTGGCACTTCTCCACGGAGATGCTGCCCGAGGAGGACCGGGGGGACTTCTTCCAGGTGTCGCGGCGCTACTTCCGTCGCGAGCGCGAGGGCAAGCAGGTGGTGCTCCAGCCGCTGAAGGAGGGCGCGATGATTGCCCCGGGTGACGAGGTGGAGGTGCAGCTGTCGCTGCGCACCAAGCACGCGGCGGAGTACGTCCACCTGCGAGATCCGCGCGCGGCGGGCCTGGAGCCGGAGAACGTGCAGTCCCGGCACCAGTGGGACCTGGGCATCGTCTGGTACGAGGAGACGCGGGACTCGGGCTCGAACTTCTTCTTCGAGTGGCTGCCTGCGGGTGAATACACCTTCAAGTACCGGCTGCGCGCCAACATGGCGGGGACGTTCCGCGTGGGGCCCGCCACCGTGCAGTCCATGTACGCGCCGGAGTTCACCGCGTACTCGTCGGGAGCGGTGATCACGGTGGGCGCGGCGAAGTAG